In one window of Mytilus trossulus isolate FHL-02 chromosome 7, PNRI_Mtr1.1.1.hap1, whole genome shotgun sequence DNA:
- the LOC134725282 gene encoding testis-specific serine/threonine-protein kinase 3-like: protein MSVRDSATPREFLRLADTLVDKGYRLGPKIGEGTYAKVRVCERSTDGKIMAVKIVNLKIASPDYINKFLPRELSVLQRMNHKNIINTHEVIRNDDLLFMITDYAERGDLLCHIRDHGPIPDDDAKRMFTQIVEAVLYLHGDMNIAHRDLKCENILIMRDRSVVLSDFGFARPLDQNDPLKGKDLSKTFCGSPSYCSPEVLRGVPYDPKMNDVWSLGVLLYVMVTSAMPFDDSNVRKMVNKQVCGEIKFPPRVESRIHSDCKRLISQMIEPHACKRPTVDCILKSEWILSNSK, encoded by the coding sequence atgtcagtgAGGGATTCTGCCACTCCCCGTGAATTCCTAAGATTGGCAGATACCTTGGTTGACAAAGGATATCGTCTTGGACCGAAAATCGGAGAAGGAACATATGCAAAAGTTCGTGTTTGTGAAAGAAGTACAGATGGTAAAATAATGGCGGTAAAGATTGTCAACTTAAAGATAGCATCTCCAGATTACATAAACAAATTCTTGCCTAGAGAGCTCAGCGTATTACAGAGGATGAATCATAAGAATATAATAAATACGCATGAAGTTATTCGCAACGACGATTTGTTGTTCATGATAACTGATTATGCTGAACGTGGGGATCTTTTATGTCATATCCGAGATCATGGACCAATTCCTGACGACGATGCAAAAAGAATGTTCACGCAAATAGTTGAGGCAGTGCTATATTTACACGGTGACATGAATATTGCTCACCGAGATCTTAAGTGTGAAAACATTCTGATAATGAGAGACAGATCTGTTGTTCTCAGTGACTTTGGATTTGCCAGACCTTTGGATCAAAATGATCCGCtaaaagggaaagaccttagtAAGACATTTTGTGGAAGTCCTTCATACTGTTCACCAGAAGTTTTGCGTGGGGTTCCATATGATCCAAAAATGAATGATGTTTGGAGTCTTGGTGTTCTTTTGTATGTAATGGTTACCTCAGCCATGCCTTTTGATGATAGTAATGTGAGAAAGATGGTTAATAAGCAAGTCTGTGGGGAAATAAAATTCCCTCCGCGAGTGGAAAGCAGGATTCATTCTGATTGTAAAAGACTTATATCACAGATGATAGAACCTCATGCATGTAAAAGACCGACTGTAGATTGTATATTAAAGTCAGAGTGGATTTTATCTAATAGTAAATAG